Genomic DNA from Pelagibaculum spongiae:
AGTTTTCTGATAAAACGCTTGTAACTGAGCATACATCCGCTCAGTGTCAGAAAAATTTTGTAATGGCTCTTCTATAAAACTAATCCGCTGAAGCGGCAGGTCTTTGGCAAACTGTAATGCTTGTTCAAAGGTCCACTGTTGGTTGGCATCCAACCTGACTTTTCCAGGAAAATACTGCAACAGCTGCAATAGTTTTTGCCGATCTTCCGATGGATCATTGCCAACTTTCAGCTTCACCTCACCCAGCTCAGTCCAATGCTGTAAAAGTTGCGGGTCAAACGGTTTATCAACCAATAGCTGGTCTTTCAATAACAAAGGGCAACACTGAATATCGGCCGGAGCGGTTAGCTCAGCTTGCAGCAATTCATTGACGGCCGCAGATAAACCAAAACTGGCAGATGGGGGAAGTTCGACTTGTTGAGGGTTTTCTAGCCACTGTGCCAAACGCTCGGGAATATCCTGAGCTCGCTCTTGGCTAAACCCCGGTAAGGGCGCGATCTCGCCCCAGCCTTCACTATGTTCGTCTTGCAAACGAACCAACCAACCATTTCGACGCTGTAATGTGCCACTTGCTAGTTTTAGCTCAGGAAACAGATCTAACT
This window encodes:
- the menC gene encoding o-succinylbenzoate synthase, giving the protein MIILTLFPYQLDLFPELKLASGTLQRRNGWLVRLQDEHSEGWGEIAPLPGFSQERAQDIPERLAQWLENPQQVELPPSASFGLSAAVNELLQAELTAPADIQCCPLLLKDQLLVDKPFDPQLLQHWTELGEVKLKVGNDPSEDRQKLLQLLQYFPGKVRLDANQQWTFEQALQFAKDLPLQRISFIEEPLQNFSDTERMYAQLQAFYQKTAMHFALDETVQQSGFKLQMLQGLRTLVIKPTLVGSISRCCSLAEQALQQQLQVIFSSSFESSLAVGQIAAMAQHLVPHELAGLDTLRRFDCDLLRPWPGSKKRLIDLAELTETTEQHSFLLEPELLDLL